Part of the Azospirillum formosense genome is shown below.
CGGGCCGTCGAGGATGCCGCCCTTGATCTGGCCGCGGTCGGCCATCTTGCACAGCGCCGCGGCCTCCAGGGTCGAGGCGATCTTCGGATTCACCGTCTCGACCGCCGACAGGATGGCGACGCGCGGCGTCTCGACGCCCAGGACCTTGGCGAGGTCGATGGCGTTCTGGACAATGTCGACCTTGTCCTCCAGCGTCGGGTAGATGTTGATCGCCGCGTCGGTGATCAGAAGCGTGCGCGGGTAGGTGGGCACGTTCATCACGAAGACGTGGCTGAGCCGCCGGCCGGTGCGCAGGCCGGTCTCCTTGCGGACGACCTCGGCCATCAGCTCGTCGGTGTGCAGGCTGCCCTTCATCACCGCCTCGCACTCGCCGGAGCGGGCCAGCCGGACGCCGGTCTCGGCCGAGGCGTGGGAATGCGCCACGTCGACGATGCGGTAACGGCTGATGTCCAGCCCATGGGCCTCGGCGACCGACTTGATCTTGGAGGCCGGGCCGATCAGCACCGGGTCGATCAGGTTGGCCTCGGCCGCCTCGACCGCGCCCTTCAGCGAGCTTTCGTCGCAGGGATGGACGACGGCGGTCGGCACCGGGGGCAGCGTCTCCGTCTTGCCCAGCAGCTCGTCATGGCCGTCGTGGCGGATGACCTGGACCTGCGGCAGTTCGTGCGCGGCGCGGCGGACCTTGCGGGTCGGCGCGATCACCTCGGCGAGGCCGGAGACGACCTCCTTGCCGTCCTGGTTGCGGGCGACACAATCGAAGACGACGATGTTCTTCTCGGCGTGCTTCTCCTTGGCGGTGACCGTCACGGTGATGACGTCGCCCAAGCCCACCGGGCGCTTGAAGCGCAGGTCCTGGCCCATGTAGATCGTCCCCGGCCCCGGCAGCAGCGTGCCGAGCACCGCGGAGATCAGCGAGCCCGACCACATGCCGTGGCCGATCACCTTGTGGAACTGGCTGTCCGCCGCATACTCCTCGTCGAGGTGCGCCGGGTTGATGTCGCCGGACACCGTGGCGAACAGCTCGATGTCGGACATGGTCAGACGCCGCGACAGGCTCGCCTGCTGGCCGATCTGGATTTCCTCGAAGGTGACGTTCTCGATCATGGCGGATGAGCCGTTCTTGCCGAAGTCGGGGGTGGCGGGCGCGGTAACACGGTCCATTGGAGAAGCTCCTCAATCGGATAGCGGCTCGGAAACGCATGATCCCCGGGGCCGAATCCTCCCGGCCTGCGGATCGCCCTGTCGTCCGCGGCCTTTTTGTTGGACCCCTGGATCGGTCGGCCCGGGAAGGGCCGCCCGCCAGAGGCCGGTTCGGGGTGCCCTGAATAACCCGGCACCGTGAAGGAGATGTGACAGGGTGGCGCATTTCGCGGTTCCGTTGCGGTGCAACAATGTCGCACCCCCGTCGCCGCCGGTTGCGCCGGCCCCGCCGCACCTCATGCCGCCCGTCTTTCCCGGCCGGCGGAAGTGTCGTTCCGTCACGGTCTTACGACGGCCCAAGGCCTCACCCCATGACCTATGTCAAGCGCTCGGAAGGCGGTAGTTCTTGACTTCTCATCAACCCGAACCGCTCGCGCAGCATTGTATCACTGAGCAGGCGCAGCATGGCAAGACCTTGCGCGCGGAGGCGCAGGATTAACGGATTGTTGGCATTTTCCTGAAAAGGCGATGATTCCGTCCGGCCAACCCTGCCGATTTCGCGGCGCACACGCCCGCCGCGCGCATGGCAAAGCACAGGCGGCAGGTCAACCATCGCCGTGACGGCACGGGCGGGCAGGCTCAGGCGCTCGCCGCCGACGTGGAGGGCTCCTCGGGCAACGGGTGGTGCCGGTCGCCGACCATCAGCACGGCAATGGAGAAGACCGTGCCCTTGCCCACGCGCGATCGCACATCGACCTGATGGCCGAGGATGTGGGCGGTGCGACGGACGATCGACAGCCCCAGCCCCAGCCCGCGCCCGCTGTCCCTCTGGTCGGTGCCGCAGCGGTAGAAATCGTCGAAGATCAGCTTCAGCTGGTCGGCGGGAATGCCCGGCCCGGTGTCCCACACCTCGATCAGCGCGTGTCCGTCGCGGTGCCGGCACCCCAGCAGGATCGTCCCGGTCCCGGCGTAGCGCAGCGCGTTGACCAGCAGGTTGCGCACCATGCGCTCCAGCAGCACCGGATCGCTGAGGACGTAGGCGGAGGTCGGGACCATCCGCAGCACCATGCCCTTGCTGGCCGCCTGCTCGGCGAATTCCCGGTTCAGCCGGTCGGCGATGTCCTGGAACGGGAAGACCGTGGGGCGCGGCTTGACGTTGCCGGCCTCCAGCGCGGAGGTGTCGAGCAGCGTGTTGAGCAGCGTGTTGCCGGCGGCGATCGCCTCCCCCAGCTTCTCCGCCACCTCAAGCTGCTTGGCGTCGGACAGGCGGGCGGACAGGATGTGGTGGAACAGGCTCATCGCCTGGAAAGGCTGGCGCAGGTCGTGGCTGGCGGCGGCCAGGAAGCGCGATTTGGCCCGGTTGGCCCGCTCCGCCTCGGCATGGGCCTCGGCCAGCGCCTCGCGGATGCGCACGCCGTCGGAGATGTCGATGGCGGCGCAGATCACGCCCGACACCACCCCGGCCTCGTCCCGCAGCGGCTCGACGATCAGGTCGAAGACCTGTTCCGGGCCGGGCGCCGTCCCGATGCGGACCTCCTGCCGGGCGCCGGTTCCGCTGTCCAGCACGCCCCGCTTCACCGCGTCCAGCCGGGCCGCGTCGTCCGGCGCGTGGATCGCGGCGTTGGTCCGCCCGATGAAGTTTTCCGCCGCCCGGCCGGTCTGCGGGTTGTACATCCACATGTAGCGCAGGTTGCGGTCCAGGCTGAAGACGGCGACGCGCGAGTGGCGCAGGGCCATGCGGAAGCGCTCCTCGCTCTCGCGCAGCGCGCGGGCCATGGCGGCGCGGGCGCGGGCCTCGGTCACCAGGAGACGCTTGGCCTGCGCCTCGCGCCGGGTGTAGCCGGCCAGGGCGCCGGTCAGCAGAAGCCCCATCACCAGGACGATCCAGGCCGGATAATCCACCGGCGTCAGCCGCGGCTCGGGCGGAATCGCCAGGGCCAGGGTCCAGCGCCGCCCGCCGATCACCAGATCGCGCTCGACGACCGTCTCGCCCTCCTTGCGGATCTCGCCGAAGGGCACGCCCTCCCGGCTCGCCGACGGACCGTCGAGGTCGCGGGACGCCAGGATCCGCCCGCCGTCCCCTGCCGGCCCGTCGAGCAGATGCACGGCGCCGTGCAGGCCGTTCACGCGGTTGCCCGCCTCCTCCAGTAGGCGGGCGATGCCGAAGACCGAGGCGACGTAGCCGGCGACCTCCGCGCAGCGGTCGGCGCCGTCCATCTCGTCCACGGGATAACGGTAGACGGGTAGATACAGGCCGATGCTGCGTCCGGCCTCTCCCTGCTGGCGCGGCGGCAGGGCCTCCGTCGCCGTCAGGTCGCCCGACGCGCAGGCCCGCGCCAGCACCTCCGCCCGGTTGGGCAGGGACAGGATGTTGATCCCCTGCGCGAAGGCCCCGCCACGCTCCGGCTCCACCAGCGTGTTGACGAACAGGTCCCCCTG
Proteins encoded:
- a CDS encoding bifunctional enoyl-CoA hydratase/phosphate acetyltransferase, whose protein sequence is MIENVTFEEIQIGQQASLSRRLTMSDIELFATVSGDINPAHLDEEYAADSQFHKVIGHGMWSGSLISAVLGTLLPGPGTIYMGQDLRFKRPVGLGDVITVTVTAKEKHAEKNIVVFDCVARNQDGKEVVSGLAEVIAPTRKVRRAAHELPQVQVIRHDGHDELLGKTETLPPVPTAVVHPCDESSLKGAVEAAEANLIDPVLIGPASKIKSVAEAHGLDISRYRIVDVAHSHASAETGVRLARSGECEAVMKGSLHTDELMAEVVRKETGLRTGRRLSHVFVMNVPTYPRTLLITDAAINIYPTLEDKVDIVQNAIDLAKVLGVETPRVAILSAVETVNPKIASTLEAAALCKMADRGQIKGGILDGPLAFDNAISLEAARTKGIVSEVAGQADILLVPDLEAGNMLAKQLSFLANSDAAGIVLGARVPIILTSRADNVRTRLASCAVAVLAAAARRRGAAAAE
- a CDS encoding CHASE domain-containing protein yields the protein MLVAAGLTLTLGAFFQMRATNRQAERAQHERQFAQFHDALTERIGSHALLLRTLRSAFSDAARPATRDAFAAAVRPMMPLYPGLWSVTWVRRVPPAEVPALEADMRAAGRKDFVVQDGGDAGDSPAAAPAASSQGDLFVNTLVEPERGGAFAQGINILSLPNRAEVLARACASGDLTATEALPPRQQGEAGRSIGLYLPVYRYPVDEMDGADRCAEVAGYVASVFGIARLLEEAGNRVNGLHGAVHLLDGPAGDGGRILASRDLDGPSASREGVPFGEIRKEGETVVERDLVIGGRRWTLALAIPPEPRLTPVDYPAWIVLVMGLLLTGALAGYTRREAQAKRLLVTEARARAAMARALRESEERFRMALRHSRVAVFSLDRNLRYMWMYNPQTGRAAENFIGRTNAAIHAPDDAARLDAVKRGVLDSGTGARQEVRIGTAPGPEQVFDLIVEPLRDEAGVVSGVICAAIDISDGVRIREALAEAHAEAERANRAKSRFLAAASHDLRQPFQAMSLFHHILSARLSDAKQLEVAEKLGEAIAAGNTLLNTLLDTSALEAGNVKPRPTVFPFQDIADRLNREFAEQAASKGMVLRMVPTSAYVLSDPVLLERMVRNLLVNALRYAGTGTILLGCRHRDGHALIEVWDTGPGIPADQLKLIFDDFYRCGTDQRDSGRGLGLGLSIVRRTAHILGHQVDVRSRVGKGTVFSIAVLMVGDRHHPLPEEPSTSAASA